The Eublepharis macularius isolate TG4126 chromosome 15, MPM_Emac_v1.0, whole genome shotgun sequence genomic interval AAAGCCAGGGAAGCGGAAGCAGGGCTGCGCCCAAGGACTGCACCAGTTCTGCAGAAAGACACGCTGGGTCATAAAGTGCATAGGCATTGTGTCCATTTGGCACGCTTGCACTATTTATTTCTGCTGCCTCACACTGCAGGGGACAGAACTGGCCAGACACTGCGGCTGTGCCATCTACTGGATGTTTATTCCCCAGCCGCAGCTCAGGCTTCTGAGGGGTCACGGGGGGGCAAGCGCTCCAACTATCCAAACAGCCGCAAGGGCCAGAAGCCGAGGCCTCCCAGGCCACTCACCACTCTCCATTTCTTGCCTTCCAGCTCCAGCACAGGAGGCTCCTTCCTTGGGGCTGGTTTCTGGGAGGGACTGGTAGCGCTGGAGGGCTTGGGAGCCGTGAAGGGTTTCGGTCCTGTCCGCACTGGGCCGCCTTGGTTCTTCAGCGCCGGGTTCTTGTGAGTCTTCATGGCATCGGACACGTGCTTCAAGCCTAGGACACACGGTGCTGCTGTGAGCTCCCAGGACTGGGCCTTAAAGATGCTGGGCAGCAAAGCTGACAGCCCTTGGCCTGAAACTCTTGCTTCATGCCTGCATCTTTCCACTGTGCCGCTCCCACTCTACCACCGCGGAACCGGAGCACTGAAATGCAGCTTTTCCCCACGCTGGATGTGGCTCCTCCCCGTGCCACAGCTGCCATTCCAGAAACCCTCATGTGGTCTGGGGGCTTCCAGTGTTATCTGAGCAGTAAACGGAAAAATTGTGCAacaactctcccccaccccccaacaaaaACTTACTCTAGAACATTCCAAGACAGGTCTTAAAAATCTCTGTACGCCCCTAAATGAAGTCTGCAGCCTTTTCCTGCTGAAAACTTTATatgctgctttgccttgcaagctCAAAGCAACTTAAACCTTATCAAAGCCATGAATAGTACAGCTGTGGTGATAATTAAGCAGCCGTAACAGCCCCGATTAGCCTGATCTTATTAGGGCTTGGGAGCTGGGCAGGGTAAGCCAcgtctgtacttggatgggagaccaccagggaggACTGGAGTGACTACGCAGAGGGAGGCAATCACAAGCCACcactgccttgaaaaccccacaagggggaacttcatggggtcaccatgagttggctGCAACTAGACAGCCCACATTTTTTACTTTGCTGGGCTcctaaacacccactaagaaacACTTTTTCTAAAGACCTAAAGGAACAGGCCTTATATGGTACTCCGCTATGTTGGACGCACGGCTGCTGTTTTAGGGGAGGGATTGCATAAACCAGATGTGAAGACAGATttaagaaaaaaggggagggggcagctccCTGAAGGGAAATCCCGCCCAGCTCCTGCTCAACCAGGCAGCCATCAAGAGCAAGCAGCACTGAGGAACAGCCAGTGATGAGGGTTTTCTGAAAAAATTTCCAATTTAAGGTTTCTCAGATTCAACATCTTTATTCCAGCCTTTGTTTAGTAAACACACAAAATACCCCATGATACTGCTATGCCCCAATAGCAACACATAGTTGAACTGAAATATTTAAGGGGGAAGTAAATCAAGGGAGTTTCAATGTCATGTTCAAAAAAATATAACACTTTATGGGGAAGTTATCTTTCTTGGAATACTACACTCAACTCCTAGAGATAATCACCTGAAAAACGGTATTAAAAGTTTCAAAGTGCCACATCCCTGGGAATAGCATGCTCAATTCTTAAGGTTTAAAGGCTGGATATATTATTGGCTTCCTCCCCAAGTAGTCTCTTTCGTACTCCAGCTTTTCCTTCACTTCCAGGAAGGGAGCCAATGTTCCAAGTGGCACATTATGCGATATCCCCAAATCAATTTCTTTTCTCTGTATTATTTTGGTCATTTTATGGGCATTGTGCTGTCACTTTCAGGGCCTCAGAATCACCACTTGTTCTCTCTGGGAGCAAATGGAATATCTGCAGAACTTGTTGGACCAGTTCTGAAGGCCTTCTATTTGTATCCAGAGGGAATGAGCAGCAATGGTATGGCCTGCTAACTGCCCTGCAGTGTGAGGCAGGTGCCCAGCTGTGTTCTCCACCTGTTCTGAAAACAGACACAACAGCTGCACGCGTGCCCAAGCACAGAACCCTCCCTAATTAAGGGGTTCCTCAAAGGacaacaggaggaggaaagagagatAACTGGTTTAAGGCTGAGATCGGAGCTGCAATTCCTTACAGTGCTGGGGGATTAGCTGAACACAGTACAGTTCCTTTGTTCCTACAACGCAAGTATTCCACCCCCCCCAGACCTGAAAGTTGTATATAATTCAGTGCATAACCCTCCCATCTTCTGATACCACAGAATCAAGATTCTCCCACTCCCTCGgacactacaattcccagaaccCAAATTCCTCCCACCTATATTACTATTACTCCTTCAAAATAGGCAGCTACCatccctctctccccaccccatcaATAGCATCTTCCCCATGGAGACAGGATCCTCATCAGCCATGAGAGCACACATCTTGGCCTGTTTGTCTCATCAATGTGGCACAGGGAAGGCTTTAACTGAGGCCCACCCCGGAAGAAGCGAAAGTCTTAAAATAATTGGCTTGAACCAGGTTATAGCTGGCTGCAACCTGGACATCGACCCAATGGAACATTCTGTCAAGTTCAAACACATCCAAATTCACTAGAAGGCGCTTTCCACTGGAGGGAGGTGCCTCTGCCAGCGGGACAAATCTGGGGGATCCAACCTTGAGCCTATTGCCAACTCAGCAACTGAAAAGTTGTGTGAGTTGGCCTTGATAACAAACAACACACACTCtccctgcagagctgctgcagaACAAATCACAGCTCCAGAGCTGCCAATGATGAAGCTGCAGGTGTGAATGCATCAGCGAGACTCAAAAGATGAGTTTGCAAACCCTCTTTTCTTGTGACCTGGAAGCCATTCACACCACCTCCCCTAACACCACTGTTTGAAACCAACTGTGTATTTTTCCATGCTCAGAAGACTGCAATCCATATCCTAAGCAAGCTCATTTAGAACAGTCATCACACCCAGCCACACCAATTACCTACCAGACGTGATGGCTTCTCCCTGGTTGATTTGGGCAAAGAGCGCGGAGCGGGACACAGAATCATCCGAACCAGAATTCATGAAAGTAGGAGCTGGCGGCCcaggtggtggaggtggtgggataccgcaaggaggaggagaagtacCTGGAGTCCCCCCATCAGTTGCTATAGGTCCCTGGGGGcgggcagaagggagggggggagaaaaccCAGGAATTTCAAATCTGTAAAAGTAGCAGAGTCCTGGAGTACATTCAAGATGAGCAGTTTTACTGTGAGCCCCAGACTCTTGCTCACCACCCCTCTAGAATAAGCACTCATTGCAACAGAACGCTCATACGAAGATGCACGTGCACTATCAAGTCTCGCGGCAATGTGCAGCTGGCACTCACCGTTTTGCTCCAGGTCAGCCCAGTGGTATGATACTCCTTAATGTACGCCTGCAGCTCTGTCCAGATGCTCAAATAAGCTTTCACCCAGTCTACATGCTTCTTATCTCTAGGAGAAAGAGGAGCCAGGCAAACTAATTGGTTCAGGTAAGGGAGGGATATTTGAAACTGTGCCTGCAACTGGAGCCTTAGATTTCCTACTCCCTAGTGTGCagatggagctctctgtacaACCCAACTATTTTGACCTCCGGAACAACGAAACACACTAGCCCACCATACAGGTCCAGTCAAAGTTCCCTCCTTTCTATCTTGTCACCATCCATCTCTTTCATTCCCAGACTTAAAAGGATATTCCAAGTTTGTACTACCATTGgatttttctgcatttttataaagggaacgtGGTTGTAAATTTCCTGTGTCATGTCTTATACTGTCTATTATACTTTAAGTTTATGAGCCAATTTTATCACAATATTTATTATGCATCTCATACTGTTCCCACCGCAGTGCTAACGTTTACCGtctcccttgagtctcagcaagaaaggcagacgaCAAACTAAATAAAGAAAGCAGAGTCTACTTTCACACAACAGTTAGACTCACCACCTGGGCTATGAAAGGTATCAAGACACTGAACTCCAGTCCTAGGAAATGGATGCCCAACTTTATGTGCAGCTGTACAAACTGACCATCCAGCCAGTACTGATACGAGGCACTTCCACGCTCATGTTTCGTTTTAAAAAGgcaaccaaaaaaaccccttccaAACTTACACATCTTTATATTCCTTGAGGACGCGATTGCTGTAAAACATGGCCGCATCCGTCATCTCCTTCACGTAGGGTCCTGGTTTGGGAGCCTGCAAGAAGAGAACGCAACATAAGAACACAAGTTCTGAAGTTTTACCTTAACTGTAATGTATTTGCCTATGTGCTTGAATGGGCAGCAAACCTTCATTTGGTTTGTACCAACAGTTCTGGCTCCCTCCTGTCAACAACGAATCCTGGGAATTATACTTTGGAATCTTCTGTCAGGAGATTGCATCACGATACTACAGTTCCCAGAGGAGAGTGAATGGCTTGAGCTAGTTCAAGTCCATACTGTGGATACACTCCATTGGAAGCATGATCCCACCACTCCTCATCGACAGTAAAACAGAGTGGAGGGTCTACAGAGCATAATGCCACACAGCATTCACCTTCCAGTGAGCACGCATAGCCAGGAAGTGTGCTGCTTTAAACCTGTGTGCACCCACTGGGCGGTGAATGCTGTATGGCCTTATGTGCTGTATACCCTCCAGATGCTGCTAGTATGTTCTGGTGTCTCTCCATCCAACTGCTGGTGCCTCCTTAGATGACTATCACACCCTTTGAGACTCTGGCTCCAATGTGGGGAGTCTTGGATGGAAGGGACCCGGCTGTCAAATCTTACCATGGCAACCCAGCCTAGCGCAGGGATGCTCTCGCTAACAGCCGAGAGGTGATTGAACAGTTTGCTGCCGCGGTTCTTCTCCCGGAAGCTCTGGACCACCTGGATCTGATCTGAGATCGGCTTTAGCAGGGATGAGAAGTTGTTCTGCAATGGAAAGTTATTATAGAAGTTAAGCCCAACCCCAAGAATACTTAAATGGATATTCTTGCCCTATGCTTCTCCCCTTCCCTTTCACTATTTAAATGGAGCGGGCGGTTTCCCGTGCCAGAAAGAACTACATCCTTAACTTAAAACCAGAGTTGGAACAGTGATATTAGAGCTTAGATTCTGAGAGCTTTTAGTGCTGCCGCAGGGCACACTAGCTTATGCATCACAATAGCCTCCTACAGAGGTGGCTACCCACTACATCTGTGCATGAGTCATTACTGTGGCACAGGCCTCCTCCCATCAATCTCTGCTAAAGAGCAAGTAGCTCTGCCCCGTGCCTGCATCAGGGGAGACTGAAACATTTAGTCACTCCCAGTACAGAGATACAATAGAATAACCTGCCCTCGGGAAGGCTACCTGCTAAATCTCTGCATGAGTCAGTGCTCTGGGCTTTTTTCCCCAGTCAGCAGGCACGCCAAGAACGGTGACTCACAAAGACACACAGGAACAGTGGAGCAGAGGGGGAACCATGACTCTCCTCTAAGGGAAAGCAAAGGTATCTACTCTAAAAGAAAACTCCCTTCACAATCTAAAGGAAGAGTGCTTCCAATTTTAATTCGGAAAACAGCAtgtctgtcagtcctagggtggcagtccctggcagttagatctccctcacagcaggcaggcaggtgcattggttgaagaaactttatttagagatctattcagttcaggtatgcactcacaggtagaagttggcagaagtgattattcaaacaacaggactactgatatagggcCCTTTGCATTCAGGTGTGAAAACCCagaaagttacatgggaacaaaatagtttagtctagacaaagtacagagtggaatcattccctcctgtgaaaagatacatttcagtacacagctgcagctttggcccaaggccactcagaagtgaaaaagcatatttcttagagataacaaagaggccacttgctcctctagaaattaatattagcagGCTAGACACCCTCAAGTGACATATAAAATGCATTAGATGCAGTacttaactttggcattatatcagtatgagtttaagatgcagtgTATTATGAAGAACACACTAATGGCATGGATGCATATAttactctcagtataaaatgcagaatacagcaatggcatggatgcttgtaGAACACAGCAATgacatggatgctggcatacatgacaatgcCTCAGCCAGCAGAAAACTAGGAAACAGAAGAGATGGAGGTGATatttgtgtagtggctagagggctgcactacaatctgggagacccggattcaaatccccactctgccatgtaaacttgctgggtgacctgggccagtcgcctacctcacaaagttgttgtgaggataaaacagaggaagggagaacgCTGAAAGCCACTTTTTGGGTCCTtgctggggagaagggtggggcataaatgaaacaagcaaaaacaaaatTCCTATAGGCAAGCTGATACATATTCCTTGGGCTGAAATCTACAGTCCAGCAGAAAACTCAGCAGCTATCCACTATCCAATCTCTTATCACCTATTTGGTCAGAGAGGAGCACTGGATGAGTCTTGTGGAATAGTGACCGAATGAACATCAGACCTGGTATACAACTATCTAGTAAATTATGCTCAGCAATGACATAAAAACTATGCTGTGGTGTCCTGGAGAATGATGCTTGGCTTGGAGAATATATGGTATTTTGACATAAAAGGTATGGGGAGGAGAATATGCCTCCCTCACGTCACAATTCCTCTTGAACACCACTGTCAAAACACGAAGGTTTCTCTACACTTACTGCCGCTGGTTGCTGGCACTGAGATGCCTTCACCAGAAGCGCTCGCTCCGTTATCAATCCTGAGTGTACCATCTCAGCCTtcaagagaaaaaggaaaagcgTACAGGTTAGTTAGAGATACTGAGGAACAGATTTTACATTAACAGAACACCAACAGGAGCCAACAGGGAACTGGGATGTACCCAACTATATATGATCAGTGACATTTCAACCATCACTGCAATCCATCAAAGCTGAAAGCCGCAAGTGAAAAATCAGAACAAAACTTGCACACAGTGTGAATGAGGACCACTGAGCAATAAGTGGACACACCACTGTCACTGATGCCTCTACCATACTCCGGAGAAAAAAAACACCACCATTCCAATCTTCAGCATCAGTTTTCGACTCTCCCGTCTAGTTTTTTTAAGCATTTCAATAACACGATCTCCAAAAAAGTAAGTCAGAGGCTTACGTGTATCTGGACATCACCGCCAATTTCTTTGCTTATCTTCATGTATTCGGCTACTGGACCAGCCAAGAGAGAGTCAAAAGCTTGCACATACTCAGCTACTCCTGCAGAGGGAAacaaaggcaaggcaaggcaaggagaATGGGAGAGGCAGCAGAAGGGCTCAGTCTGAAACATCTACAAATGATATTCTTAGTAAGTATCTTCTTCCCCCATCCACATTCTTTGCAGACTGCTTTGGAGTTATCAGAGTCATGCCCATTCTGAAAACCAAGACTGCTGCCACTTGAGAACCTATTTTTCAAAAAGCCAGCAGCCAGCTTCCCAAGGTGTGGGAGGGAGACACCAGCCGTTGGAAGTTCTGTGGAGAGACTAATAAGGTCCCTAAGGTTTAGTGGTTGGGGAGAAGGGCAATTCCCTTCCTCATCGCTGTTTAGCAGGAGTTCccaatcttgttgagcctgtgggcacctttggaattctgacacaaggtggtgggcACAATCACAAAACGGCTGCCATGGGAGGCAAAGCCATCCACACACCCAGAGAAAGTTTAAGCGCAGGGGAGAAGAGGAGTTATTTAAacaatacactgggaaagaggggtTACAGACAGAACAAAACCAACAGCTACAACCAAAGCAAAATTATTTTCATCTGCATAGCcgatcagaagctctgctgggccttacccattttctaaaaatgcTTGGGGGCTGCTGGGAAAGGTGTTGGTAGAATCACAGGACCTCCAGCCGCCATGCTAGAGACTCCCACTGTACATCCAACTCAGGCTGACACCAAGGCAGCTGCCTGCAATGGCCAATGTGTTAAGCTTACTGTCATTCCTCAGGAATACAGGGAGATGGGTCAGCCTGGATGTCTCTTACCTTTCTGAGAACTCTCTCCGTAGCCGCCGTGCATGCTAGGGCCGTGAGACACCACCTCCAAGCGCCCCACAGCTTTCTCCAACCGCTCCACTAGGGTCTGCAGGTCTGTCATCTCTCACCACCTGCTGAAGCAAACCACACGTTAAGGAGTGGGCTGGAAGCTGACAAAGCCAGTATGCACTCAGTATGCACTAATGGCCACTTTATGCCAATTAGAGGCCAAATGTCAAACTTAAGTTCGGAACGGATGACTGCCTTTCCCCTCATGTCAGAAACTAGGGATCCCAGCTAGACATTCAGATGAAACCACCCAACAATTTCTCTAAACTGCAAGCTAAAGCAGTCTTGGGGGTTTGCTTTCTTGGCGGGCCACACTGCAAGCACCAGAACCAGCGCCCCACCCTGTAGAGGCCTGATCCTAAAAGACGGTCCTCCACACTCCCTGAGAACTAGACAGGTGCCAATCTTAGTAATTACAACTTCccaacatagatccagaggagttagccatgttagtctgtagtagcaaaatcaaaaagagtccagtagcacctttaagactaaccaattttattgtagcataagctttcgagaatcacagttctcgtcgtcagatgcatggagggcagaaagaaactggtcaaatatagaggaggagagggggggaaggggggaaggagggatgtaaacaactcctttgatatggagatgcaaacagctccttttgatgtggggatcagtttgcttgtgtaaaggttcaaaggagtttgccgtgttagtctgtagtagcaaaatcaaaaagagtccagcagcaccaccaagaccatacaattccactgcagcacaagccttcgataacttCCCAACATTGTACTAAAGAAGCGTGTTCACCTGCACACACGTGCAAAAATAATGGAGAGGAGTCTTTGCTGGGGATTTACAGCCCCATCACTTGACTTCAGCCACCAGGTTGCCCAGTTTGTTCAGAGGGG includes:
- the CAP1 gene encoding adenylyl cyclase-associated protein 1 — encoded protein: MTDLQTLVERLEKAVGRLEVVSHGPSMHGGYGESSQKGVAEYVQAFDSLLAGPVAEYMKISKEIGGDVQIHAEMVHSGLITERALLVKASQCQQPAANNFSSLLKPISDQIQVVQSFREKNRGSKLFNHLSAVSESIPALGWVAMAPKPGPYVKEMTDAAMFYSNRVLKEYKDVDKKHVDWVKAYLSIWTELQAYIKEYHTTGLTWSKTGPIATDGGTPGTSPPPCGIPPPPPPGPPAPTFMNSGSDDSVSRSALFAQINQGEAITSGLKHVSDAMKTHKNPALKNQGGPVRTGPKPFTAPKPSSATSPSQKPAPRKEPPVLELEGKKWRVENQENASKLVISDTELKQVAYVYKCVNSTLHVKGKINSITLDNCKKLGLVFDDVVGIVEIINSRDVQVQVLGKVPTISINKTDGCHVYLSKNSLDCEIVSAKSSEMNVLIPTDSGDFNEFPIPEQFKTLWNGQKLVTTVTEIAG